In Ovis aries strain OAR_USU_Benz2616 breed Rambouillet chromosome 13, ARS-UI_Ramb_v3.0, whole genome shotgun sequence, the following are encoded in one genomic region:
- the LOC121816202 gene encoding mucin-2-like, with product MIITMTTITITTTMITTITTMIITMTTITVTTTMIITMTTITVTATMIITMTTITVTTTTTIIITVIITITMTTITITTTMTITMTTITTITTMIITMTTITTITTMIITTTTITITTTMITTITTITTTMIITTTITTTMITTTITTTMIITITTITITTTTIIITVIITITMTTITIIITITMTTITITTTMTITMTTITTTMIITTTITTITITTTTIITVIITITMTTITITTTMTITMTTITTTMTIAITTITITIITITMTTITIITITMTTITITTTMTITMTTIIITIIITTMITITATAITTVLPPSLLSPPPSPPPLLSPCPMASFP from the coding sequence atGATCATCACCatgaccaccatcaccatcaccactaccatgatcaccaccatcactaccatgATCATCACCATGACCACCATCACCGTCACCACCACCATGATCATCACCATGACCACCATCACCGTCACCGCCACCATGATCATCACCATGACCACCATCACCgtcaccaccactaccaccatcatcATTACTGTCATCATCACTATTACCatgaccaccatcaccatcaccactaccaTGACCATCACCatgaccaccatcaccaccatcactaccatgATCATCACCatgaccaccatcaccaccatcactaccatgatcatcaccaccaccaccatcaccattaccaCTACCatgatcaccaccatcaccaccatcactactaCCAtgatcatcaccaccaccatcaccactaccatgatcaccaccaccatcaccactaccatgatcatcaccatcaccaccatcaccatcaccactaccaccatcatcATTACTGTCATCATCACTATTACCATGactaccatcaccatcatcatcactattaccatgaccaccatcaccatcaccactaccaTGACCATCACCATGACCACCATCACTACTACCAtgatcatcaccaccaccattaccaccatcaccatcaccactaccaccatcatTACTGTCATCATCACTATTACCatgaccaccatcaccatcaccactaccaTGACCATCACCatgaccaccatcaccactaccatGACCATTGCcattaccaccatcaccattaccaTCATCACTATTACCATGactaccatcaccatcatcactattACCatgaccaccatcaccatcaccactaccaTGACCATCACCATGACcaccatcatcattaccatcatcatcactacCATGATCACCATCACTGCCACTGCCATCACCACCGTGCTACCACCATCATTgctgtcaccaccaccatcaccaccaccactactatCACCGTGCCCCATGGCATCTTTCCCATAA